The Lathyrus oleraceus cultivar Zhongwan6 chromosome 5, CAAS_Psat_ZW6_1.0, whole genome shotgun sequence genome includes the window ATAGTAAGAACTTTGAGAACATATGTTAAACCAAAAATACATCTCACTATAAAACATTAAAACACAACTACTGCAATAAATATGGTCACATTGCTATGTTCTATTTCATAATAAAAAAGCCATGAAAGCAAAGAAGGACACCCCTCTTCATACTTCTATAATAAACACTATGATCTCAAAGCTAAAATATTAGCTAAATGTGAAAAGGCCTACATTTATGGGACAAGGAAGAAAATTGATTATGAAACTAAAGAACAAAGACCCAAGATGATATGGGTACTTAAAGTTaagaaataatttttttcttGCAGGAATGCTATACAATATCAAACACTAAATTgtatcttgatagcggttgttcaaagcataCGACGTGCCTAAAAACCTTATTCTCCATCTTTTTTCTAAAGAAGGAGGATTTGTCTCATATGGGATGATAATAAGGGAAATATTATAGGTTTTGGCACCGTTGGTAAGTCCCCAAATCCAAAGATTGGGGAGGTCCTCTTGGCAAAAGGACTTAAGCACAACTTTCTAGCATAATTCAACTTTGTGACAAAGGTAACAATCTAATATTTGATTCTTCTAGTTGCAGGGtcataaaataaaaattaaataaaactcTATTTACGAGCTCAACATCTAGAAACGTAAGCTTAGATGGAAACTTCTACGCCCTTTTATTGTTGATGACTGCTCTTGGTATACCTGGATAAAATTCTTATCCCAGAAAAGAGACGTGTTTGCTGCCTTTCGGAAACTAGCCAAGGTTATCAAGAACGAAAAGGGATAAACATCACATCCATAAGGACTGATCATGGCAGAGAGTTACAAAAGGAGGAATTAATTTTTTTTGTAACGAGAATGGTACTCGACACACCTTTTCCATTCCACGAACTTCCCAACAAAACAAAGTACTATAGAGGAAATATAGATCTCTAGTAGAGCTTGCGAGGATGGTGCTCAATGAGACCAATCTTCTTAAATATCTCTGGGCTGATGTTGTGAATAATGCTTGCTATGTTATGAATCGTGTCATGATACAACTGATTCTAAAGCGAACACCCTATGAACTATACAAAGTAAGAAAGCTGAATATCTCTCACCTACACATCTTTGGGTGCAAATGAGAAAATCATGTGCAACAGAAAAGATAACCTTGGAAAATTCAACTTAACAGTTGATGAATGCATATTCATAGGATATTCCACTTCGAGAAAAGCTTTTAAAATCTATAACAAAAGAAGTCGAACAACagaagaatcaattcatgttacCTTTGATAAATCTAACCCCATGACTATAGAAGTACAAGTTATTGATTGTGCATGTATCTTAGAAAAGACAAACCTGGAAGAGTATAATGAAAATGAATGGCCAAATCACGAGGAAAATGAAAATCAAGTCACGATCGAAGAACCATCTCAGGATCAAATCCTAGGCACTCCGCAAGAACATCCAGATCTCCCAAAGGAATGGAGACGGACAAAAGACCATCCTATTCAAAATGTCATTTGAGATATATCCAAGGGAGTCACCACTCGACAGTCTCTCAACAAGGTATGTAAACTTGTGGCTTTCGTTTCATAAATTGAGCCTACGGGAATCGATGTGGCTATAGTCAATGAACATTGGTTTCTTGTTGTGCAAGAAGATCTAAATCAATTTGAGAGAAACAACATTTGACAAGTCATTCACAAAACATCAATTAATCTAGTGATTGGTATCCGATGACTCTTTCACAACAAGCTAGATAAAGATGACAATGTTTTAAGAAATAAAGTCATGCTCGTTGCGATAGGATATAATCAACAAGAGGGAATATATTTCGATTAAACATATGATCATGTAGCTAGATTAGAAGCCATAAGGATGTTATTATCTTTCTTTTGCATCATgaatttcaaattatttcaaatggatttaAAAAGTTCCTTTCTAAATGGTTACATCCAAGAGGAGGTATGCGTTGACCAACCTCCAGATGTTATCAACCTAACTTTTACAGATCACGTCTTCAAGCATAAGAAGGCattatatggtctgaaacaagctcctagaaCTTGATATGACCACTTAAGTAAGTTCTTGCTTAAAAACAAGTTTCAAAGAGGGCAAGTTGATAAAACTCTTTTCATCAAGAAAACAGAGCATGATATTCTACTGGTTTAAATTTATGTTGACGCTATTACCTTCGGTGCTACTAAGGaatctttgtgatttttttttataaaatcaTGAAGAATGAGTTCGAAATGTCAATGATGGAAGAACTAAAATACTTCCAAGGACTTAAAATCCATCAAACTAAAAAGGGAACATTTATAAATCAAGATAAATGTTGTAAAAAGTTACTGAAAAGATTTAATATGAAGAAGTCCAAAACAATAGCAACTCCAATGTCAATATCATTCTACATAGACAAAGACAAAGACAGAAAACCATTTTAAGAGAGAAAATATTGAGGTATGATATGCTCTCTTCTTTATCTAACTACATCCCATCCTGACATAATATTTGTTGTATGTATGTGCGCATACTTTCAAGCATCCCTAGAAGAATCACATCCTAGTCTTGTCAAACGCATCAATAAATACCTCACTAGAATACAACAAATGGGTTTGTAATACCCCAAGGGAGCAAATTATGACTTAGTTGGATACTCCGGCTCCAATTTTGTTGGGTGCAAATTGGATAGAAAAAGTACTAGCGGTACGTGTCACTTACATGAGAACTCTCTTGTCTCATGGCATAACAAGAAACAAGCAAGTGTAACGCTATCCACAGTTGAGGCAAAACACGTTGATGCATGAAGTTTTTGTGCTCAACTCATTTGGATGAAACAATAACTCAGTGACTATGGTGTCAAACTTTGAGTTGTATCAATAAGATGCGATAACACCAGTGCCATAAACCTCGCGGAAAGCCCGATACTTCATTCTCGGGCCAAACTCATTAACGTTAGTACCACTTTATTAGAAATCATGTTGAAAAAGGGGAATGTATACTTGATTTTGTAAACTCATCTAATCAACTTGCAAATATTTTTACTAAACCACATCCTgaaaaaaacttatttttcataagAACCAAATTAGGAATTTTAAATCAATCATGCATGGACTAAAATGCTTACATGTGATATATGTGAACCTATGTGCTTATGTTTGCATCTCCTAGCTTATCCTCCATTATGATTTCAACAAAGGGAAGAAGTATGCATTTAGGAGGAGTGGAGTATACTCTATGATTAATTGAGGGAGAGTTTGATTACTCTAAAATTTACTTGTATATGTTTCTTTTACTATCTCCCCTGAGAGATGcgttgtcatcataaaaaatgagaagaatgTAGATTTGTGTGCTTGTAGGATATGAATATGAAAGTTTCGCTGAAGATCTATCTGAAATTTTGATGGCGACAACACATGGCAATAACTTTCAATCTCGATGGTGATAGTATAATAAAAAAACATCTTATGACTCATCAACAAAAAGGGACTCAAGATCAAAATGCATGTATAATAAAAAATTATCTAGCAATAATCTTGAAATTTTGGATAAAGATGTGAAAGCTCGCCAGGTCATGTCTGTCTGTCTGATGACCAGAGTATTGTAAAAGTAAGGAAGTAGCTTAAAAGTATTAAAgaaactctctctctctctctctctctctctctctctctctctctctctctctctctctctctctctctctctctctctctctctctctctctctctctctctctctctctctctctctctctctctctctctctctctctctctctctctctctctctctctaaataTTTTCTCAAATGTTTTTAACTTGAAAAACTATTTTATAAACCAAGAAAAGTGATTAAAAAGATATCCAAACCTTTTTCAAACAATTTTTAAACTAATCAATCGATTGGTAAgttatgtcaatcgattgacaaAGTTTTCTGAGCTAGCTAATCGATTGGAGCATCAAGTCAATCGATTGAAAGATGATAATAGTTTAACCAAATGATAAGGACAATACATTAATGAGTTTGGACAACTCTATATCCAAAATATTCTATTTAGACTTGCTAATTGATTAAAAATGAGTTGATCAATCGATTGGCTCATTAATTCATACCACatattgtttttattttttgtttttccAACTACTATATAAAGGAGGCACACCTCCAATTCatttcacaccattttccaaCATTTTACTATTTCTTTAAAATTTATCTCTATAATTTTTTCTCTTCTTTTCACTTTAAATTACCTCAGTGCTTGTAAGTGAAACTATGTTTGTGATGAATTTTTAAATGGTCATGTTGGTCATTTATATTTTTAAGAGTGTGATACTCTTGGGAGATCAAGTTTCATTCCTGAGATAAATTTGTCATAAAATCTCTATGGTTGGTTTCTTAAGCTTTGCCAGTAAAACTTTATTTTGATTATTGAAATAAGTCATAAATCTCTAACCAGTTTGTTGGAATAAAAGATGTCATTGGTTAAAGATAAACATATAAAAATCTCAAGATCAGATTGTATTAAAGTTTGTGGACATAACTTTTAAAAGCTCAAAGTTTATAGTCAAATTCTCAAATTCTCAAGAAGACCTCTTGAGAATAGGATTAGACCAACGTTCGGCCAAACCTGCCTAAATTTCTGGGGCAATTTCTCTAAGTCTGTCATTTTACTTTCGACAATGTACTTTCAGTACTTTATTTCCGCTGCAAATCACTCATCTGAAATTACTAATACATACATCTTAATTGAGAACGGTACAGGAGATCACGAGGGCCTTGCCCTTAAGGCTAGGTTTTGACAAGTGACTGATAGGAATACTGCAAGCATTAGATAGAGcttgcatgaaagtttcaatttgagggaAGGTAGTATGCACGAGATCTGGATTTGCTGGCTAAAATTCAGACCAATGAAGGTTGTCGAAACTTGTAGCTTCAGCAGCCATGGTATTGTTGAAGAAAAATCCCAGTCAATAGCTTGAtctcaacaaaacaaaaaaagagACTACACAGTAGGATAAAGAAACTTAAATAATGATTCAAATTAAATTCCAAATATCTTAAAACTTACCTAAAATATGATACTTGTAAAGATTTTGATGGTGAAATTTCATTTGAAGAATCAAAGTTCATTTAACATAATCTATTAATCGAATGAAAATCAAATTTTATGATATTGAGATATAGAAGTAGTGTCTATTCTCTCAAAATATGTCAGAATACTGACATTGGACTTGAAATGTAAGTGTGAGAATATAGCTTTATCCAAAAACTAAAACTGAAACAGCATCTCAGCACTGTAACCAAGAGCTTCAAGGTGAGCAGCCATAGCCTTGTTCATGGGAGGTGGTCCACATCTTAATATCTGTAAAAGAAATATCTGATTTAGTCTGAAATGTGTAAGATAATGGAGGAAGAAATCACCACAGTAAGTGATCTCAACCGTTGATCGAGATCAAATAGTTCAGACACTAAGTTCTCAATGAGTAGAAGCAAGATTTGAACCGTTTAGACGAACTAACTGGTGACTGCAGAAAATTTTAACTGCTGGAAATCCAGTTGAGAGTGGAGGATTCGATTAATATGGTATGCAAAAATGACCTTAATATTTGATGCGGGTGCAGGGAAATGTGTTTGGATCATTTCCTTGGATACGAATCCGACACCGCCATCCCATATTTCTGGTGGCTGCAGAGAGAATATGACGAATTTCATATCAGTTGATAAAATAATTCCAACTAAAAATTAGGATAGTTACTTTGAAACACATAAGAAAAATGACTGGATCACTGTAAAAAACAGTAGTTGAGAAGAGTTTGATTACCTGATTTAGAACATAATAAACTTTAAATTGATTTGGGAACTTAATTGTCAAATCATCCAGCTCTTCCTGCAAAGGGAAACATGCAGGACGTATAAAGACAATGACCCGAGATGAATTAAGTTTATGATTTTTCCATAAAACTACAATAAAATACAATGCACCTTTAGAAGAATGTCCTCATATGTGACATTGGCATATATCAAATTTATGTTGGTTTTATCCTGTGGATTTTCTAGTATAGCTCTTGTAACCTAAACAAAAAACAATACATGTAACTATTAAGGGTTCAAAGTTTCAAATTGCGACAAAATGAAAGATCAATAATCCTTTACATATTCAACACCTGAAACATTGGAGTGATCCCGGTGCCACCAGCAACCATTCCAAAAGCTTTTACTTGGTTGGGTTGGTACTTAAAACGTCCCTGGAGACATCGGGTAACGATCAAACTACACTAAAAGCCACTCAAATAACATAAGAATATGAATTATTCGAACCTTTGGTCCTTTCACGGCTAAGTGATCACCTTCACGCATCTCATTGAAGTGATGAGACATTCTTCCTTGTGGATACATCTAATTATTAACAAATAACAAAACAATAGAGGTAGAAAAACCGAAAAAAGTTTATTAACAGTTATAAAATTGAATACTATAAAACACAAGTTAGTAATATCTAATATCTGAGATACAACCTTTACAACCAATTCAAAGTATCCAATATCGGTATCTAAAGTGGTTGGAGTATATGGTTTGATTACTTCTTCACCAAGACTGTCTTTCCCTCTGCAAGAAGacaaatatgttcagaaatcaGAATGGAAGCATTAAATTGCCCAAAAAGTTATCATGCTAAAATGAAATCAGGtaatggtgaatggtaaaaaagaagaaaaaaaagcAAAATGCAAACCTGCAGCTGATATGTTGCCCAATGGGGAGTCCCAATACGGAGCTAGAACTGGGAAGATCAAATCTGAAAGTGGCAACATTATGACTGAGTTGAGTGCGTTTAACAAGTTTAAATTCCTTGAAATTCTCAGGATCCAAGCACCCTGTCAAGAAATGTGGAAACTTAAATTATTTGTTATTTATTAAAGTTGTACaaccacaaacacaaacacaatttttttacaaaaataaattaGAACGAAAACGAAATCCATTTGAAtataaaaacaaaagaaaaaggTTAGAAGAGACAAAAATGGAACCTTTAGGTTTCTTGGTGAGATAGTAATAGTAAGCGGTGCCACCAACAATGGCAACAAGAGCTACTGCCATGCTTATCACCTCGATCCTCTGAGTCTGCAGAAAATCCATTTTTTGAGATCTGAGACTTTGCAACGAAGAATGGTTCTTTGTTTGGGTCAAAATGGGTGACATTGATGTTGAATCAATGTTTCCTCCATTTGTAAGGGAACATTTTGCACACGTCACTCCATCTTATAACTAAAATTCTACCCCTTTACTTttcattattttaattaataaatttattCCTCACCAAGTTTTTGGCTTGTTTTATTTACTACTAGCATCTTTGTTAAAGTATGCTAGCTATGCAAAACTAGTAGAAAGGGTAACATCCCAATTACTTAATTTTAAAGAGTTAATTTCAATTACTACACTATATTAATAGATAAATTACTTCTTCTAACAATTATATAAGGGGATTTCTATGGTGAAATCACTAAATTGACTTTTTCTTAAAACTCAATTAAATTGCCAATAGAAAAACAGTGGAAGTCACATCATCGTTACTCTGCAAACGGTCTATTATGATTGATTTTTATTTATTGCACATCAGTCCTCCGTTAatttaataataatttattaattaaaaaaaattatttgaatttaatttaaaacattatttttatttgacaaatttaatttttttaattgaaatCCCTAAATTCCTAATTAATATATTCTTCCTTCCTCTTCTCCCATATCAACATCCACATTTCTTCAATGGTGTAGATTAAAATCTTATTCGTCCTCTTCCTTCACCCAATTTCGTCGTATTCTTGTTTGATTTATAGCTTTCAGAGCAGACGTTAATTTGTTTAATATTGGTTGTGTTATTCATCCAATGATATCAAAGAATTTCCATCTTTGTTGTCCAATTTCCTCGTCCAATAGTTCAAAGTTATTCCCTCATTTCACAGGTAGGTGTTCGTATCCAAATTTTTATATTTCTCCAAAATCAAGTTGGATTGAGTTAGCACACATAAACATTCGATTTGGATATTAGTGTATGTATTTTTagttgaagttgatttgaattatTACCTAGAAACAAACGATTTGGTGAGTAAGGGTTATATTTTTAgttcaagttgatttgaattcTTACCCAGAAACACTATATTTGGTGATTAGGGTTTATATTTTTagttgaagttgatttgaattcTTAACCAGAAACGATCAGTTTGGTGATTAGAGTTTGTACTTTTagttgaagttgatttgaattcTTACCCAGAAACGATCAATTTGGGGATTATGGTTTGTATTTTAAGTTGAAGTTGATTGAATTCTTACACATAAACGATCGATTTGGTGATTAGGTTTGTATCTAaaattgaatttgatttgaatttttaCGCAAGAATTATGGAATTGGGGATTAGAGTTTGTATTTTATAAAATTCATAAATTCTGAAAAAGTTTGCATTTGCGTTGAATTGGTAGATAGTGAAATAATCTTAATTCAATTGAATCTTTATGGTTTCAATTGAATTGTTAGTGTTTCAATTGCATAAACAAGAATCTATATTGTGAGATTATTCAAATTTAAGTTGTGTTATTGTGAATTATTTTGATGATTTGTTCTTCAAATATCATGCAGTTAAGTAATGATTGCAAATAGTTTACTCAGAAAGAGTTTGAAGTCAAAAACACACATTGAGGAAGGGCTTGCAAGAGTAAACAAAACAGAGTTAATGTTTGGTATTAACAAGCACAAATGCGGTCTCTGTGTGGGATGCAAGGACATAACATAAGAAACATATGCCTGTAAATTTGAGATAAGCTTTAGTACATTAATTGTAAGAGAAATTTCGTAGATAATACTTTGTATTTAAGTTAAATAATGTAAACTTTTTAGTCCTAGTTGAAGCTTGTTCTTTCTGGTTATAATTTATCCAATATAAACATGTAAATGTTAGTCATCAAAAAAGTATTAAATTTGTTGCAATTTGAAGTTTAATCAGACTCAAATAGATTGACAATTTTTGTTTCATAGAAAAATGTTCATTTTTTGTTACTAAGTTAAATTTAGTATTGGAGTTCAATATCAATTTCGGAACACAATGCTAAATTATCACGCTGAGCCTATGATTTGATTTTGATAATCACTTAAATTTTGTTGCATTTTGAAACAACGTAGATGAGTATGCAACATGTTGATTAGAGATCAAGTTAACTTGTGAAGAAGGAGAATGTGAATACAAGAGCTCAAGTCAGATGTTAACTCAATTCAATTATACATAGCCAGATCACAGAGGTATGTTAAATCCATACGTAAGATATCATTATTTTTATAAGTTATTGGGAAAAAATGTTATGTGTATTTGGTATGCATCTGTCATATAGTAAATGGTTTTTGAATTTTATCAAAAAGGTAAAAACACATAGTAAACAAAAATATTATACAAAATACAACCCAATTATAAAAAAGAACATGTAAAATCGACCAAATTATCCCAAATTCATAGAAGAAAACCTCAACATTAAAAAacaattttattatttaagaGTCATGAGCGACTTAATAACATAATATAATCACTTGAAAAATGTTAATAATTCATGGATTTAAAATGGTGTACACATGTACCATTACCGATACTTTTTCTAAAATGGTGTATCCGTGCTCCACATAATAAAACCAAAATAATTAAAATACAAACAAAAATCATCCAAAGTCAAGATGAAACAGTGTACTATTATAATACAACCCAATTATGTGTTGTTAAAACTTCAACAGTGCAACATTAACCAATGTTTTCCCAAAAATTATCACAATGCTTTGATAATCATAAA containing:
- the LOC127083510 gene encoding NADH--cytochrome b5 reductase 1 isoform X2, whose product is MSPILTQTKNHSSLQSLRSQKMDFLQTQRIEVISMAVALVAIVGGTAYYYYLTKKPKGCLDPENFKEFKLVKRTQLSHNVATFRFDLPSSSSVLGLPIGQHISCRGKDSLGEEVIKPYTPTTLDTDIGYFELVVKMYPQGRMSHHFNEMREGDHLAVKGPKGRFKYQPNQVKAFGMVAGGTGITPMFQVTRAILENPQDKTNINLIYANVTYEDILLKEELDDLTIKFPNQFKVYYVLNQPPEIWDGGVGFVSKEMIQTHFPAPASNIKILRCGPPPMNKAMAAHLEALGYSAEMLFQF
- the LOC127083510 gene encoding NADH--cytochrome b5 reductase 1 isoform X1, whose translation is MSPILTQTKNHSSLQSLRSQKMDFLQTQRIEVISMAVALVAIVGGTAYYYYLTKKPKGCLDPENFKEFKLVKRTQLSHNVATFRFDLPSSSSVLGLPIGQHISCRGKDSLGEEVIKPYTPTTLDTDIGYFELVVKMYPQGRMSHHFNEMREGDHLAVKGPKGRFKYQPNQVKAFGMVAGGTGITPMFQVTRAILENPQDKTNINLIYANVTYEDILLKEELDDLTIKFPNQFKVYYVLNQPPEIWDGGVGFVSKEMIQTHFPAPASNIKVIFAYHINRILHSQLDFQQLKFSAVTNIKMWTTSHEQGYGCSP